Proteins encoded by one window of bacterium:
- a CDS encoding alpha/beta fold hydrolase has protein sequence MPTVFRSTYVPPFLFSNGHIQSIYPTLFRKVTPVAYVRERIDTPDGDFLDIDWLRRGSRRLVILSHGLEGNTDRAYMRGMARIVNGYGWDVLAWNFRGCSGEVNRQLRFYHSGATEDLDAVVHHAISMKSYDTIIMIGFSMGGNLTLKYIGERGHTLSPLIKRAVAFSVPCDLKSSAIEMAKKTNQIYMNRFLRLLHEKVRAKMRLYPGKIDDHRFDEIRDFKGFDDRYTAPLHGFKDAEDYWAKASCKSFLHAVTIPTLLVNAKNDPFLGESCFPYEATSNPNFFLEIPNSGGHVGFIRFNSDGIYWSEKRAIEFIES, from the coding sequence ATGCCGACGGTTTTTCGTTCTACGTACGTTCCTCCTTTTTTATTTTCAAACGGTCATATTCAATCGATCTATCCCACTTTATTCAGGAAAGTTACGCCTGTAGCGTATGTACGAGAACGAATTGATACGCCGGATGGCGATTTTCTCGATATTGATTGGCTGAGACGCGGTTCGCGTCGCTTGGTAATTTTGTCGCACGGGCTTGAAGGTAATACCGATCGCGCTTACATGCGCGGAATGGCTCGTATTGTGAACGGTTACGGATGGGATGTGCTCGCGTGGAATTTTCGTGGATGCAGCGGCGAGGTTAATCGTCAACTCCGTTTTTACCACAGCGGCGCCACAGAAGACCTTGATGCCGTCGTTCATCATGCTATTTCCATGAAAAGCTACGATACGATCATTATGATTGGTTTTAGCATGGGTGGCAATCTGACATTGAAATATATCGGCGAACGAGGTCATACATTGTCTCCACTGATCAAACGCGCCGTTGCATTTTCAGTTCCGTGCGATCTGAAGTCCAGTGCTATAGAGATGGCAAAAAAAACCAATCAGATTTATATGAACCGTTTTCTCCGGCTGCTTCACGAAAAAGTTCGGGCCAAAATGCGTTTGTATCCCGGAAAAATCGACGACCATCGTTTTGATGAAATTCGTGACTTTAAAGGATTCGATGATCGTTATACGGCCCCGCTTCACGGCTTTAAAGATGCGGAGGATTACTGGGCCAAAGCCAGTTGCAAATCATTTCTTCATGCCGTTACGATTCCGACATTATTAGTCAACGCCAAAAACGATCCCTTTCTCGGAGAGTCATGTTTTCCATACGAAGCAACGAGTAATCCGAATTTTTTTCTGGAAATTCCGAATTCAGGAGGCCATGTCGGATTCATTCGATTTAACAGCGACGGAATATAC
- a CDS encoding MGMT family protein, with product MKSQNNHNKYYKIWEAVDDIPYGKVATYGQVARIAGFPSHARLAGYALHHLPEGSSFPWFRVINAQGRISFPKNSPMFKLQKKLLEKEKIIFVRDRVDLKKYQWKK from the coding sequence ATGAAATCTCAAAACAATCACAATAAATATTATAAAATCTGGGAAGCGGTTGACGATATTCCGTATGGCAAAGTTGCGACTTACGGCCAGGTAGCGCGTATTGCAGGATTTCCATCGCATGCACGGTTGGCCGGCTACGCACTGCACCACTTACCGGAAGGCTCGTCCTTTCCGTGGTTTCGGGTAATCAATGCGCAAGGCAGAATTTCATTTCCAAAAAACAGTCCTATGTTCAAACTGCAAAAGAAATTACTCGAAAAAGAAAAAATCATTTTTGTTCGTGATCGCGTTGATTTGAAAAAATATCAATGGAAAAAATAA
- a CDS encoding M1 family metallopeptidase has product MKKILKWFGWIVAVVTIAGVSAYLYLDSRYALPGKYTTGGPLSANQKLFDVTAYDIHLNIHSKDRSLSGYVVVTLKALSTLSEIELDFLNTFTVSNVDVDGAEAGFKHQNNKLWIIPDKALIADAKAAIKVNYSGKPLTALYPPWLGGFNWSKDANNDDWIGLSCQGEGAKIWLPCKDHPSDEPDSVTLHITVPDGYYCASNGLLRSVTAEQNGEKTFYWGTNYPINLYNIAINVAKYETVQRAYSTESGLTMPIYYYVLSQNRSRADSLIDMAVDMLYTYRKFFGEYPFVKEKFAVVETDYLGMEHQTINSYGNGYRYQVINGNTFDELMLHEMGHEWWGNKVTVSDWADFWIHEGFATYGEALYHLDKSGETGYHVYINKIMRQIKNNRPIVGGRDVNSFQSYHPDIYNKGAILLHSLRFLLGDSVCFKIIKEFATDSNYIYQRHVSTDDFIRLVELNAGTAYTPFITAFLYTTQIPEIVIVHMNERTYAIRMEGVDFELPMEVRTSAGTQKIMIGQNPVTVTSDTTPIADERNWFLKKTKLIDEISKQSQ; this is encoded by the coding sequence ATGAAAAAAATTTTAAAATGGTTTGGGTGGATTGTCGCAGTGGTGACCATTGCCGGTGTCTCGGCTTATTTATATCTGGATTCACGGTATGCTTTACCGGGTAAATATACAACAGGTGGGCCGTTGTCGGCCAATCAAAAATTATTCGACGTAACCGCATATGATATCCATTTGAATATTCATTCGAAAGACCGCTCGTTAAGTGGGTATGTAGTCGTAACTTTAAAGGCTTTATCGACGCTATCGGAAATTGAATTAGATTTTTTGAATACTTTTACAGTCTCCAATGTCGACGTTGACGGAGCTGAAGCCGGATTTAAACATCAGAATAACAAACTTTGGATCATACCTGACAAAGCATTGATTGCAGATGCAAAGGCTGCGATTAAAGTTAATTATTCGGGCAAACCTTTGACGGCGCTTTATCCGCCGTGGCTGGGCGGTTTCAACTGGTCTAAAGATGCTAACAACGATGATTGGATCGGGCTTTCGTGTCAAGGTGAGGGCGCTAAAATCTGGCTTCCCTGCAAAGATCACCCTTCCGATGAGCCCGACAGCGTGACTTTACATATTACCGTTCCTGACGGATATTATTGCGCATCCAACGGTCTGTTGCGATCGGTTACAGCCGAACAAAACGGAGAAAAAACTTTTTATTGGGGAACTAATTATCCGATCAACCTTTACAATATTGCGATTAATGTTGCCAAGTATGAGACCGTACAACGTGCCTACAGTACAGAATCCGGTTTAACCATGCCGATTTATTATTACGTCTTATCGCAAAATCGAAGCCGTGCCGATTCATTGATCGATATGGCTGTCGATATGTTGTATACTTATCGTAAGTTTTTTGGCGAATATCCGTTTGTTAAAGAAAAATTTGCTGTTGTTGAAACGGATTATCTCGGTATGGAACATCAAACGATAAACTCGTATGGGAATGGGTATCGGTATCAGGTTATTAATGGGAACACATTTGACGAATTGATGCTGCATGAAATGGGGCACGAATGGTGGGGCAATAAAGTCACAGTGAGCGATTGGGCCGATTTCTGGATTCATGAAGGTTTTGCTACGTACGGCGAAGCATTATACCATTTGGATAAATCCGGCGAAACCGGATATCACGTGTATATCAACAAAATCATGCGTCAAATCAAAAATAACAGGCCGATCGTTGGCGGTCGTGACGTCAATTCGTTTCAATCGTATCATCCGGATATTTATAATAAAGGTGCTATACTTTTACATAGTTTGAGATTTCTGCTCGGCGATTCCGTTTGCTTTAAAATTATCAAAGAATTTGCTACCGACTCCAACTATATCTACCAACGTCATGTTTCAACGGATGACTTTATCAGATTGGTTGAATTAAATGCCGGCACTGCATATACACCATTTATAACCGCATTTTTATATACGACGCAGATTCCGGAAATTGTTATTGTCCATATGAACGAGCGGACATATGCAATACGCATGGAAGGTGTTGACTTCGAACTGCCGATGGAAGTTCGAACCAGTGCCGGTACCCAAAAAATAATGATCGGTCAGAATCCGGTTACTGTTACCTCGGATACGACACCGATTGCAGACGAACGTAACTGGTTTTTGAAAAAAACAAAACTGATCGATGAAATCTCAAAACAATCACAATAA